In one Polaribacter sp. ALD11 genomic region, the following are encoded:
- a CDS encoding neutral zinc metallopeptidase: protein MKWRGNRKSSNVDDRRGASSGRSSGGLNPMLIGLILKLVTSKKGLVIIAIVGAVMYFTGTNPLNLLTGNTNNQIQSSGSYKGTPEEKDLVDLTKRVLISTEDVWNKLIPNYKEPILVLFTGSVNSACGSASSATGPFYCPGDDKLYIDLSFFQEMSRKLNAPGDFAQAYVIAHEVGHHIQNITGINRQVQQLRGKVSQTEYNRYSVMLELQADFYAGVWAHHSQKTDLILEPGDLQEALNAANAIGDDRLQKQSTGRVVPDSFTHGTSAQRMRWFKKGYETGDVNQGDTFNADSL from the coding sequence ATGAAGTGGAGAGGAAATAGAAAAAGTTCTAATGTAGATGACCGAAGAGGCGCCTCTTCTGGAAGAAGTTCTGGTGGTTTAAACCCAATGTTAATCGGTTTAATCTTAAAATTAGTTACATCAAAAAAAGGATTAGTTATTATAGCCATTGTTGGTGCTGTAATGTACTTTACAGGTACAAACCCTTTAAATTTACTTACAGGAAACACCAATAATCAAATACAATCTTCAGGTTCTTATAAAGGAACCCCAGAAGAAAAGGACTTGGTAGATTTAACCAAACGTGTTTTAATAAGTACAGAAGATGTTTGGAATAAATTAATTCCCAATTACAAAGAGCCAATTTTAGTACTTTTTACGGGTTCTGTAAACTCTGCTTGTGGTTCTGCTTCTAGTGCAACTGGACCTTTTTATTGTCCTGGTGATGATAAGTTATATATAGATTTAAGCTTCTTTCAAGAAATGAGTAGAAAACTAAATGCTCCTGGAGATTTTGCACAAGCCTACGTAATTGCTCATGAAGTTGGTCACCATATACAGAATATTACAGGAATAAACAGACAAGTACAACAACTTCGTGGTAAAGTTAGCCAAACGGAATACAACAGGTATTCTGTAATGTTAGAATTACAGGCAGATTTTTACGCTGGTGTTTGGGCACATCACTCTCAAAAAACAGATTTAATCTTAGAACCTGGTGATTTACAAGAAGCACTTAATGCTGCCAATGCTATTGGAGATGATCGTTTACAAAAACAGTCTACAGGTCGCGTTGTACCAGATTCTTTTACACATGGTACTTCTGCTCAAAGAATGCGTTGGTTTAAAAAAGGCTATGAAACAGGTGATGTAAATCAAGGTGATACTTTTAACGCAGATTCTTTATAA
- a CDS encoding GNAT family N-acetyltransferase: MIQIKKAKIKDVKALSIVGKKAFFTPHKEVIPKEIMKTYLENSFSEENLVKEITNPDYQYNLIYVKDDLAGFSKIIINQENENIHNTNITKMERLYLVEDFYGLGLGKKLFQHNLKLVKQQNQKGIWLYVWIKNDRALAFYKKAGFKKIASYDFPISDTETRINDVLYLEF, from the coding sequence ATGATTCAAATTAAAAAAGCAAAAATTAAAGATGTAAAAGCGCTCTCTATAGTTGGCAAAAAAGCATTTTTTACGCCTCATAAAGAAGTAATTCCTAAAGAAATTATGAAGACGTACTTAGAAAACAGTTTTAGTGAAGAGAACTTAGTAAAGGAAATTACAAACCCAGATTATCAATATAATTTAATTTACGTTAAGGACGATTTAGCTGGTTTTTCAAAAATAATTATCAACCAAGAAAACGAAAACATACACAATACAAATATAACCAAGATGGAACGCTTGTATTTAGTGGAAGACTTTTATGGCTTGGGTTTAGGAAAAAAATTGTTTCAACACAATTTAAAATTAGTAAAACAGCAAAACCAAAAAGGCATTTGGTTGTATGTTTGGATAAAAAATGACAGAGCTCTTGCCTTTTATAAAAAAGCAGGGTTTAAAAAAATTGCTTCTTACGACTTCCCTATTTCCGATACAGAAACAAGAATAAATGATGTTTTATATTTAGAATTTTAG